From Mobula birostris isolate sMobBir1 chromosome 8, sMobBir1.hap1, whole genome shotgun sequence, the proteins below share one genomic window:
- the LOC140202279 gene encoding platelet-activating factor receptor-like, with protein sequence MNCTEDKLYESSAFTSTFFVVIYSLLFIIGLPENIAACFYLLYNKANKRLTEVKIYMINLTLADLMFVVFLPVWVDYYNNGRNWRLSDRACGFLGSLFYINTYSTLCFLSLISFTRYLAVSRPLRTAQSKQVIRAVILTAVIWTGTVGSSINILIRSSNHTNKRQDNKTSCFEDYCSEDESVRLRLLIIHSIMVLTFVVTFGVVIANYSLILRKLLIDKVALRLPQGKLKKRASRMVLMVLVIYSLCFLPYHMIQLPWVLFVLNFWKPEDDTCRKSFNDVHHVTLGLMCINCVLDPIVYCFLTKDFRRYLREWMGYLRNNCVLKRQKSQTIHS encoded by the coding sequence ATGAACTGCACGGAAGACAAATTATACGAGTCATCTGCATTTACATCCACATTTTTTGTTGTAATCTACAGTCTTCTCTTTATTATAGGGCTTCCGGAAAACATCGCAGCATGCTTTTATTTATTATACAACAAAGCCAATAAAAGACTGACTGAAGTCAAAATCTACATGATCAATTTGACACTGGCGGACCTGATGTTCGTTGTGTTTCTTCCAGTCTGGGTCGATTATTACAATAACGGAAGAAACTGGAGATTATCCGACCGTGCGTGCGGTTTCTTGGGGTCTCTGTTTTACATCAACACCTACAGCACTCTCTGCTTCTTGTCACTGATAAGCTTCACCCGTTACCTCGCTGTCTCACGGCCGCTGAGAACAGCTCAGTCGAAGCAGGTCATAAGAGCTGTCATCCTTACCGCTGTAATATGGACAGGAACTGTGGGTTCTTCTATAAATATTTTGATCAGAAGCAGTAACCACACCAATAAAAGACAGGACAACAAAACAAGCTGTTTCGAAGATTACTGCAGCGAGGATGAGTCAGTACGATTGCGTTTATTGATCATTCACTCGATTATGGTGCTGACTTTCGTTGTCACCTTCGGTGTGGTGATTGCTAATTATAGCCTCATCCTTCGAAAACTTTTGATTGACAAGGTAGCGTTGAGATTGCCTCAAGGCAAGCTGAAGAAACGGGCTTCCCGAATGGTGCTGATGGTTCTAGTGATCTACAGCCTTTGTTTTCTACCATACCACATGATCCAACTGCCTTGGGTGCTTTTCGTTCTCAACTTCTGGAAACCTGAAGATGACACCTGCAGGAAGAGTTTCAACGACGTTCACCACGTTACTCTGGGCCTGATGTGTATCAACTGTGTTCTGGATCCTATTGTTTACTGTTTCCTGACCAAAGATTTCAGACGATACCTgagagagtggatgggctacCTCAGGAATAACTGTGTTCTGAAGAGGCAAAAATCTCAAACCATTCACAGTTGA